The bacterium genome has a segment encoding these proteins:
- the nifU gene encoding Fe-S cluster assembly scaffold protein NifU, with protein MDAWDEYTEAVMDHYEHPRNVGMIEDADGVGIVGNPACGDVMKLTLRIENGHITDAKFKTFGCGAAIATSSMVTELVKGKSLDEALQISNKAVAKALGGLPKIKMHCSVLAEDALKAAIDDYRKRSKNKRDQEPQNG; from the coding sequence ATGGATGCCTGGGATGAATATACCGAAGCGGTGATGGATCATTACGAACACCCTCGCAATGTCGGGATGATTGAAGACGCCGACGGCGTCGGCATCGTCGGCAATCCGGCCTGTGGTGACGTCATGAAACTCACTCTGCGCATCGAGAATGGTCATATCACCGATGCCAAATTCAAGACCTTTGGCTGCGGCGCCGCGATTGCCACCAGTTCCATGGTCACCGAACTGGTCAAGGGCAAAAGTCTCGACGAAGCCCTGCAGATCTCCAATAAGGCGGTAGCCAAGGCCCTCGGCGGCTTGCCGAAAATCAAGATGCATTGTAGTGTCCTTGCCGAAGATGCCCTCAAGGCAGCGATCGACGACTATCGGAAACGTTCAAAAAACAAACGTGATCAGGAGCCACAAAATGGATGA
- a CDS encoding cysteine desulfurase family protein, giving the protein MKPIYMDHHATTPLEPEVLEAMMPYLTTEFGNPSSSTHDFGRRARAAVENAREEVAAMISAERSDEIIFTSGATESDNLVLKGLALQRPERSGHIITLAIEHKAILDTAQFLQEQGFDVSLAPVDRYGVVDLAALEQLIRSDTFLISIQAANSEIGTTQPLAAIGAIARSRGILFHTDAVQALGKIDIQVVRDQIDLLSISGHKIYGPKGVGALYIRKGIRLQPLFHGGGHESGMRSGTLNVPGIVGLGRAALMARRDMTAESARLIELREMLRKGIESRIDRVVLNGHPTQRLPNNLNYSFSFVEGESLMLACRGIALSSGSACTSTSLQSSYVLRALNVPETLAHCSIRFGLGRSNTREHIEILLDLLETHVRRLREMSPLYDMAKEGIDIENFAWGAHDHHNH; this is encoded by the coding sequence ATGAAACCTATCTATATGGACCATCACGCTACCACCCCCCTCGAGCCGGAGGTCCTTGAGGCGATGATGCCGTATCTCACCACGGAATTCGGCAATCCCTCGAGCAGTACCCATGATTTCGGCCGCCGCGCCCGCGCGGCCGTTGAAAACGCTCGGGAAGAGGTCGCGGCGATGATCTCTGCCGAACGCAGCGACGAGATCATCTTCACCAGCGGCGCCACCGAATCGGACAACCTCGTCCTCAAGGGCCTGGCACTGCAGCGACCGGAACGCTCCGGCCATATCATAACCCTGGCCATTGAACACAAGGCCATACTCGATACCGCTCAATTTTTACAGGAACAGGGATTTGATGTCTCTCTAGCGCCCGTCGACCGCTACGGCGTCGTCGATCTGGCCGCACTGGAGCAGCTGATCCGGTCGGATACTTTCCTCATCTCCATCCAGGCGGCCAACAGCGAGATCGGCACCACCCAGCCGCTGGCCGCCATCGGCGCTATCGCACGCTCTCGCGGCATCCTTTTTCATACAGACGCGGTTCAAGCGCTTGGCAAGATCGATATCCAGGTGGTCCGCGACCAGATCGATCTGCTGTCGATCTCCGGTCACAAGATCTATGGCCCCAAAGGAGTGGGTGCCCTCTATATCCGCAAGGGGATTCGGCTCCAACCCCTCTTCCATGGCGGCGGACACGAGTCCGGCATGCGCTCCGGTACCCTCAACGTCCCCGGCATCGTCGGCCTAGGCCGCGCCGCTCTGATGGCTCGACGCGATATGACCGCCGAGAGCGCCCGGCTGATAGAATTGCGCGAGATGCTCCGTAAAGGCATCGAAAGCCGCATCGATCGAGTCGTGCTCAACGGCCATCCCACTCAGCGTCTGCCCAACAACCTGAACTACAGCTTCTCGTTCGTCGAAGGCGAGTCCTTGATGCTGGCCTGCCGCGGGATCGCCCTTTCGTCCGGTTCCGCCTGCACCTCGACCTCCCTGCAGTCCTCCTATGTCCTGCGGGCGCTGAATGTCCCAGAGACCCTGGCGCACTGCTCCATCCGTTTCGGCCTCGGCCGCAGCAATACCCGCGAACATATAGAGATTTTACTCGATTTGCTCGAAACCCACGTCAGGCGCCTCCGTGAAATGTCGCCCCTCTATGATATGGCCAAGGAGGGCATCGACATCGAAAATTTCGCCTGGGGTGCGCACGATCATCACAACCATTGA
- a CDS encoding ferritin family protein, whose protein sequence is MNKIGTLSAVDALKMAIQCEMDIKMYYERAAALIKNDDAIAILLGLAAKEESHRVQLIRKYSAICGKKILYLNLGKKHKLGTLIPCSDDPNEVIRNAKKNESEIRNFFVTVSRRMYESDMRQLFRDLALEEEQHIVLLESSFCEPLNLEQPLAQNAEEAIYREVASAKNVNSTW, encoded by the coding sequence ATGAACAAGATCGGAACATTGAGCGCTGTGGACGCTCTGAAAATGGCGATTCAGTGCGAGATGGATATAAAGATGTATTACGAGAGAGCGGCAGCCTTGATTAAAAACGACGACGCTATCGCCATTCTTCTGGGCCTGGCCGCAAAAGAAGAGAGCCACCGCGTACAGCTCATTCGTAAATACAGTGCCATCTGCGGCAAGAAGATCCTCTATCTCAATCTTGGCAAGAAACACAAGCTGGGCACCCTGATCCCCTGCAGCGACGATCCGAACGAGGTCATCCGCAACGCCAAGAAAAATGAGAGCGAGATCCGCAACTTTTTCGTGACGGTTTCGCGCCGAATGTACGAAAGTGATATGCGCCAGCTCTTCCGCGACCTCGCCCTCGAAGAGGAACAGCACATCGTCCTGCTCGAATCATCGTTTTGCGAGCCGCTGAATCTCGAACAGCCCCTGGCACAAAATGCGGAAGAAGCGATCTATCGCGAAGTGGCTTCTGCCAAAAATGTGAATTCCACCTGGTGA
- a CDS encoding DUF4254 domain-containing protein — protein MASLTDIFAPFSGMSLIEWFEDLTQLWHETGPIPPDDRLSPKGMTQALHYHNYWLWHQEDEARRTDVADKAIAAAKRAIDLHNQQRNDGIETIDLWIDNVLNAAGINPGGDVELNSETPGSMIDRLSILSLKIFHMDEQAQREDLSPDLKELCEIRGNVLREQRQDLAVALDKLFLELRQVRKRHKVYRQYKMYNDPRFNPAIYLNRKEEAY, from the coding sequence GTGGCATCCTTGACTGATATCTTCGCACCGTTCTCAGGAATGAGCCTGATCGAATGGTTTGAGGACCTCACCCAACTCTGGCATGAGACCGGCCCCATTCCGCCGGATGACCGCCTTTCTCCCAAGGGGATGACCCAGGCCCTTCACTATCACAACTACTGGCTCTGGCACCAGGAAGACGAAGCGCGGCGGACGGACGTCGCTGACAAGGCCATCGCTGCTGCCAAACGCGCCATCGACCTGCATAACCAGCAGCGCAACGACGGCATCGAAACCATTGACCTCTGGATCGACAACGTTCTCAACGCGGCCGGAATCAATCCGGGCGGGGATGTGGAACTCAATTCCGAAACCCCCGGCAGCATGATCGACCGGCTCTCCATTCTCTCCCTTAAAATCTTTCACATGGATGAACAGGCACAGCGCGAAGATCTCTCGCCTGATCTCAAGGAGCTGTGCGAGATCCGCGGCAATGTATTGCGCGAACAGCGCCAGGATCTGGCGGTAGCTCTGGACAAACTCTTCCTCGAATTGCGCCAGGTGCGCAAACGCCACAAGGTCTACCGCCAGTACAAAATGTACAACGATCCGCGCTTCAATCCCGCGATTTATCTGAACCGAAAGGAGGAAGCCTATTAG
- a CDS encoding membrane dipeptidase gives MSSRTLLVILLGLTAPLTAQTISGKITDRKDGTPLAKALVTLEPLESGTIDSVRTGADGTWSLLITSIEQNDVSHLPRQAQLHANYPNPFNPSTTISFSLPRSGTVRLEVYDALGRLVDARTASLDAGAHRIPWSARGAAGLYFYLLHFENQTLRGKMVQLDGGGGGGLGSFAAGGGEVQSAGEMAEIAKSGIYRLTFSSFGYCPDTLETGLSGSEYIPRTLEHIHDHTLVADLHNDILERMIGDASYHLVDRHSWWQTDLPRMREGGIDLQVLAVWVDPDAYPTHPFNVALDMFDRLESEVSMTAGGLQPVLRAEEIGAATQAVDYIIGVEGGHVIEDDLNKLYDLYHRGMRIFTFTWNNSTRWAASCDDLNKYTVGLSDFGRRVVRACDSLGILIDVAHAGPKTIEDILATTRNPIIDSHTGTAGLRAHKRNLSDDQIRAIAAGGGVIGVIFYPPFIAASGRPATIATVIAHIDYIVHLVGIDYVALGSDFDGVSDSLPAGLRSTADLSNLTVELLKHGYNRVEVEKILGGNFLRVCKQVWR, from the coding sequence ATGTCATCGCGCACCCTGCTAGTAATTCTTCTCGGCCTGACTGCACCCTTGACGGCGCAGACCATCAGCGGCAAGATCACCGACCGCAAGGATGGCACCCCTCTGGCCAAGGCCCTGGTCACGCTCGAGCCCCTGGAGAGTGGCACCATCGACAGTGTACGCACCGGCGCTGATGGGACTTGGAGCCTGCTGATCACGAGCATCGAGCAAAATGACGTCTCCCATCTGCCCCGGCAGGCGCAGCTCCACGCCAACTATCCCAACCCGTTCAACCCCTCCACCACGATTTCCTTCTCTCTGCCGCGGAGCGGTACAGTCCGGCTGGAGGTCTACGACGCGCTCGGGCGGCTGGTGGACGCGCGCACCGCGTCTCTCGACGCCGGCGCGCACCGCATCCCATGGTCCGCGCGTGGTGCGGCCGGCCTCTACTTTTACCTCCTACACTTCGAAAATCAGACTCTGCGCGGCAAGATGGTGCAACTGGACGGCGGCGGTGGGGGCGGGCTGGGTTCCTTTGCCGCGGGCGGGGGGGAAGTGCAATCCGCCGGCGAGATGGCCGAAATCGCGAAGAGCGGGATCTATCGCCTTACCTTCAGCAGCTTCGGCTACTGCCCCGATACCCTGGAGACGGGACTGAGCGGCAGCGAGTACATACCGCGGACACTCGAGCACATTCACGATCACACTCTGGTAGCCGACCTCCATAATGATATTCTCGAACGCATGATCGGCGACGCCTCCTACCACCTTGTTGACCGTCACAGCTGGTGGCAAACCGATCTTCCGCGGATGCGAGAGGGAGGCATCGATCTGCAGGTGCTGGCCGTCTGGGTCGATCCCGATGCATACCCCACCCATCCTTTCAATGTCGCCCTCGACATGTTCGACCGGCTCGAAAGTGAAGTCTCCATGACTGCCGGGGGTTTGCAGCCTGTGCTCCGCGCTGAGGAGATCGGTGCAGCCACCCAGGCCGTCGACTATATCATCGGCGTCGAGGGTGGTCATGTGATCGAGGATGATCTCAACAAACTGTATGACCTTTATCACCGCGGGATGCGGATTTTCACCTTCACCTGGAATAACAGCACCCGTTGGGCCGCTTCTTGCGATGACCTTAACAAATATACGGTGGGGCTCTCTGATTTCGGCCGTAGGGTCGTCCGGGCTTGCGATTCCCTGGGGATATTGATTGACGTGGCCCATGCCGGTCCCAAAACCATCGAGGATATCCTGGCTACCACCCGCAATCCCATTATCGACAGCCATACCGGGACCGCCGGACTGCGCGCTCACAAACGCAATCTCAGCGATGACCAGATCCGGGCTATTGCCGCCGGGGGCGGGGTGATCGGCGTGATCTTTTATCCCCCCTTCATCGCCGCTTCCGGAAGACCAGCGACCATTGCCACCGTGATCGCTCATATTGATTACATCGTTCATCTGGTCGGCATCGACTATGTAGCGCTGGGCTCTGATTTCGACGGCGTCAGCGATTCGCTGCCCGCCGGTTTGCGTTCCACCGCCGATCTGTCCAACCTTACGGTGGAACTGCTCAAACACGGCTATAATCGTGTGGAGGTCGAGAAGATCCTCGGGGGTAATTTCCTCCGCGTCTGCAAACAGGTCTGGCGTTGA
- a CDS encoding phosphotransferase, which produces METLLLEKLFRKCYSEIPDRINPLKGDGSERRIYRMQNVYRSVIGVAGDNRPENEAFCSFSAHFARFHLPVPAIYALELENGIYLEQDLGFFTLFEWMQPIREREGFSPAIVAMYQKVLSWLPHFQITAGRTLDYSYCYQHARFGRESMLWDLRYFQHRFLVNFYRQPLDSQALGRDFVRLADHLLEEPTDYFLYRDFQSRNVMILDNEPHFIDYQSGRRGALEYDVASLLFDAKANIPQPVREALLDHYLGVLREVEPVDEERFRRYFYSFVLVRVLQALGAYGYLASVKGKKNFLKSVPFALANIEILLEKAEILEELPILQRILLDLVAEPALRQF; this is translated from the coding sequence TTGGAAACCCTATTACTGGAAAAGCTCTTCCGGAAGTGCTATTCTGAAATTCCGGACCGCATCAACCCTCTCAAGGGGGACGGTTCCGAGCGGCGCATCTATCGCATGCAGAACGTCTATCGTTCGGTCATCGGCGTCGCCGGCGACAATCGTCCCGAGAATGAGGCTTTTTGTTCTTTCAGTGCCCACTTCGCCCGTTTTCATCTTCCGGTGCCGGCGATTTACGCCCTGGAGTTGGAGAACGGGATCTACCTGGAGCAGGATCTGGGATTTTTTACTCTTTTTGAATGGATGCAGCCGATCCGCGAGCGCGAGGGATTCAGTCCTGCCATTGTCGCCATGTATCAGAAAGTGCTCTCCTGGCTGCCGCACTTTCAGATCACCGCAGGCCGCACGCTCGATTACAGCTATTGTTACCAGCACGCCCGGTTCGGCCGTGAATCGATGCTGTGGGATCTCCGCTACTTTCAGCATCGGTTCCTCGTCAACTTTTACCGTCAGCCGCTGGATTCCCAGGCCCTGGGCCGGGATTTTGTACGCCTAGCTGATCATCTGCTTGAAGAGCCCACGGATTATTTTCTCTACCGAGATTTTCAGTCGCGCAATGTCATGATCCTGGACAATGAGCCCCATTTCATCGACTATCAATCCGGCCGCCGAGGGGCCCTGGAGTACGATGTCGCCTCCCTCCTCTTCGATGCCAAGGCCAACATCCCGCAGCCCGTTCGGGAGGCGCTGCTTGACCATTATCTTGGCGTGTTGCGCGAGGTCGAGCCGGTAGATGAGGAGCGGTTCCGGCGCTATTTTTACAGTTTTGTGCTCGTGCGCGTCCTGCAGGCTTTAGGGGCGTACGGCTATCTGGCCTCAGTCAAGGGGAAGAAGAACTTTTTAAAATCGGTGCCCTTTGCCCTGGCCAATATTGAAATCCTGCTGGAAAAGGCGGAGATTCTGGAAGAGCTGCCCATACTGCAGCGAATCCTCCTCGACCTCGTTGCCGAGCCGGCGCTGCGGCAATTCTGA
- a CDS encoding RNase adapter RapZ: protein MAKRLTITIYSFGYHVSGIPPDPGGHGGGFVFDCRGLPNPGRHPDFMCLTGEDAEVQRYLEAQPDVGRFIDHAAALIEISAASYTARGFERLMVSFGCTGGQHRSVFCAIGVAARLRAAGYHVQVIHLDKPDFS, encoded by the coding sequence ATGGCTAAAAGGTTGACGATCACGATTTACAGCTTCGGTTACCATGTATCCGGGATTCCACCTGATCCCGGCGGTCACGGCGGCGGATTCGTTTTCGATTGCCGGGGTCTCCCCAATCCTGGTCGTCATCCGGATTTTATGTGTTTGACCGGCGAAGACGCCGAAGTGCAGCGCTATCTGGAGGCGCAGCCGGACGTGGGCCGTTTTATCGACCATGCTGCGGCTCTGATTGAGATCAGCGCCGCCAGCTATACGGCGCGGGGATTCGAGCGGCTGATGGTCAGCTTTGGCTGCACCGGCGGCCAGCATCGTTCAGTTTTCTGCGCCATAGGCGTCGCGGCGCGTTTGCGAGCGGCGGGGTATCACGTACAAGTCATCCATCTGGATAAACCGGATTTTTCATGA
- a CDS encoding sugar phosphate nucleotidyltransferase: protein MNAMILAAGFGTRLHPLTQNRPKALVPLADHPLLEISLRRLMAAGFDRIAVNAHHFAEQVREWLAGHPYPGAQIYLEEESEILGTGGGIAGMIPLLGSDQPILVHNVDVLSTLPLRSFYDAHRRLEPEATLAIQQRKTERYLVFDDQARLCGRASAERHNQELICTPRGQLHYFAFNGIQVIEPRLFLNAPTHAFSSIDHYLEAAAAGARIIGLRMDEWYWRDLGRPADLEAAAEDITGGLVSVD from the coding sequence ATGAACGCGATGATTCTGGCGGCGGGCTTCGGCACACGTCTGCATCCCCTCACCCAAAATCGGCCCAAGGCCCTAGTCCCGCTGGCGGATCACCCCCTGCTCGAGATCAGCCTGCGGCGGCTGATGGCGGCCGGTTTTGACCGGATCGCGGTCAACGCGCATCATTTTGCCGAGCAGGTGCGCGAATGGCTCGCCGGGCACCCCTATCCCGGCGCGCAGATCTATCTCGAAGAGGAGAGTGAAATCCTCGGCACCGGCGGCGGCATTGCAGGGATGATTCCGCTGCTCGGCAGCGATCAGCCCATCCTGGTCCATAACGTCGATGTCCTCTCCACCCTCCCGCTGCGATCGTTTTACGACGCGCATCGCCGTCTCGAGCCGGAGGCGACCCTGGCGATCCAGCAGCGGAAGACCGAACGGTACTTGGTATTCGATGATCAGGCGCGACTCTGCGGCCGGGCCAGTGCGGAGCGGCATAATCAGGAGCTGATCTGCACCCCCCGCGGCCAACTCCACTATTTCGCTTTCAATGGCATCCAGGTCATCGAGCCCCGGCTCTTCCTGAACGCTCCTACCCACGCCTTCTCCAGCATCGATCACTATCTGGAGGCTGCGGCGGCAGGGGCGCGCATCATCGGTCTGAGGATGGATGAATGGTATTGGCGCGATCTGGGCCGGCCCGCCGATCTTGAAGCGGCAGCCGAAGATATTACCGGGGGTCTGGTATCGGTTGACTAA
- the add gene encoding adenosine deaminase, translated as MEQENDYIWRMPKIELHVHLEGSIQPATAIALMQRNRARYVPKSSAEVERLYRFEDLSQFVTAMRTVSNHLQQPGDLQRIVRELLQTLINQNVLYVEFDCALQKYLDLGFDLAETVDLIDLCTRQVAPQIQARMIVNLQRSHGDEKTAALVEQVARLDHPLIAGVGLSGDESLFPQSGFIRTFAIATEACLHRTVHAGEARGPESVRDALDLLQAERIDHGTRAMEDPALVERLRAEKIPLTQCLSSNLRLNVVPGIAQHPFPCFLRQGLLVALHTDDPEVFQVTLTDEYRLAQKSFDLTTAELRKIVLNGVEGAFLPAEKKEALRRQIESAWEAVEPDA; from the coding sequence GTGGAACAGGAGAATGATTACATCTGGCGGATGCCGAAGATCGAGCTGCATGTTCATCTTGAGGGATCCATCCAACCGGCGACCGCTATTGCCCTGATGCAGCGCAATCGAGCGCGGTATGTACCGAAGAGCAGTGCCGAGGTCGAACGCCTCTACCGCTTCGAGGACCTCAGCCAGTTCGTCACCGCCATGCGAACCGTATCAAACCATCTGCAGCAGCCGGGTGATTTGCAGAGGATCGTTCGTGAGCTGCTGCAGACCCTGATCAATCAGAACGTTCTTTATGTCGAGTTTGATTGCGCCTTGCAGAAGTATCTCGACCTCGGTTTTGACTTGGCCGAGACGGTGGATCTGATCGATCTCTGTACGCGGCAAGTCGCACCGCAGATCCAGGCCCGCATGATCGTCAATTTGCAGCGCTCCCATGGAGACGAAAAAACCGCGGCGCTGGTGGAACAGGTGGCCCGCCTCGACCATCCCCTGATCGCCGGCGTCGGCCTTTCGGGGGATGAATCGCTCTTCCCGCAGTCAGGATTTATTCGGACCTTCGCCATCGCGACCGAGGCATGCTTGCACCGCACGGTCCATGCCGGCGAGGCGCGCGGCCCGGAGAGCGTTCGTGATGCCCTTGACTTGCTCCAGGCGGAACGGATCGACCATGGCACCCGCGCCATGGAGGACCCGGCGCTGGTCGAACGCCTTCGGGCAGAAAAGATCCCTCTCACCCAGTGCCTCAGCAGCAATCTGCGACTCAACGTGGTCCCCGGAATTGCACAGCATCCCTTCCCCTGTTTTCTGCGCCAGGGGCTCCTGGTCGCTCTGCATACCGACGACCCCGAGGTCTTTCAGGTGACCCTTACCGATGAGTACCGTCTCGCACAAAAGAGTTTTGATTTGACGACTGCGGAGCTGCGTAAGATTGTCCTGAATGGCGTGGAAGGGGCGTTTCTGCCCGCGGAGAAAAAAGAAGCCTTGCGGCGTCAGATCGAATCGGCCTGGGAAGCCGTTGAGCCTGACGCCTGA